Part of the Hevea brasiliensis isolate MT/VB/25A 57/8 chromosome 16, ASM3005281v1, whole genome shotgun sequence genome is shown below.
TCAGAGGAAGTATCAATTATCAGATATTTGACCAAATTAACATTTTGGCAAAGATGGACAAGCATTTGATTTTTAGGGAGCTGACTTTTATTCTGAATGCCTTTCAAGTTCATTTGTGTTTGATTTTGTTGTTCATGATTTTCACTTCCATATTTATTTGATTACCTTGCCAAAGGTGAATGCTTCTTTATTTTTCAACAATTATATATTGGTGATTGCAGGAAAATATTAGACGATGTGTATGTATCATTTATGATCCTTCAAGATCCAATCAGGGTGTCTTAGCTCTCAAGGCCTTGAAACTTTCAGATGCCTTCATGGAACTGTACCGCAGTAATAATTTTACTGGGGAGAAGTAAGGATTTTTTTCCTGTTGCTTATGTGTTTATGCAGCTTTGAACTATTCAAATGTAATCCCATTCTGACTTCTCTTTTGCTCCAATAGGTTGAGAGAGAGAAATTTGTCATGGGTTGATATTTTTGAGGAAATTCCTGTCAGCTTCTAAAACCattcttattttttctttcttcctAGAATAATTTGTTACCTTTACTTCATTAATGATTGTTTAAACTGGAAGGAGgctgcatgatttgtattttaaataaatatgctATTTTTTATATCGCAGATCAAAGTTTCAAATTCTGCACTTATCAGTGCCTTTATGACTGAGCTAGAAGCTGATTCACCCATCACCCAGGTAAGTTATTGACTACTTGTGAGAGACATTTTAGTAAATTTAATTCCCTCTTTATTTTAACATTCTACACTGTTTTCTGTTTTTAGTGTGATTATGATCGTTTGCAATTATCGACTAATCCATTTATGGAGAGAAATGTTGAATTCTTGATTGAGTGCATGGATGAATTGTCAATGGAACAGCAGAAGGTTTGTTGTCCTTTTCCTAATATTCCAGGTTTGAATGGCCTGTTTTTATAATGTGAAATGTGCCTTCTTTTGCAGTTCCAATTTTACTATCGGAATCTTTCACGCCAGCAAGCTCAGCAACAAGCATGGCTTCAGAAGAGAAGGTAAAGCATGCTTAGTACAAGAACTTTTTGGTCCTAGGCAAGTTATGTCACACTTTATTTGGGAGCAAAACAGGAGAAGTAATAAAACTAAAAGGAATGTTACTATGAAGCATGTCATGAAATTAAAAGCTGACAAGGACCAAAACTGACATGACTGACATGGTAAATAGGTTTCATTAATTGGCAACAGATGATAAAAAGGTTTGGCTTTGAGTGGGTGCCAAGTAGAAGGAAAGGTATATTTGGCTGACTGTTAACTATCTTAGAAATGAGGCTTAGTTAAGTTGGGTTCTAGGTTTCTTCATCTGTAGTTTAGTTTGATCTCAATCGATCCCTCATTATTGCTCACAGGCGAAGTAATAGGCTGATGGTTTTGTTTGTACAACTGATTTTGAGTAAATTTAGAAGCATTATGTTTAGATTGTCCTATAGATAACTAAGGCTGACTTTAGGTGGCTAAAACTTGTAGCTATTTATAGGATTTCCTATGAAAGTAAAGAACCAAAGGTTCTAGGTTTCACCCTTAGTGCCTGTTTGTTATTTGTGTTGGTTTCACACTTGGTGCCTGTTTGTTATTTGTGTTATTGTTGTTTGAGGGCTAAAAAGTACTATTTTAAATGCCGTTGAAAAAgctatttaataattttagtatTCTAATGacaaacttatcaaatttaattttaaatcatttttaatactttttaattaatatatttaaaaaagtatttttctcaacaacagtTTCAATAGTAATACCAAAGAGGCCCTTAGAATACCATAGGCATCACACCTAAGTTTTCCAGCGCTTATTTCATGTGGCAACGATGGGTCTAATTTTTCTAATTCCAGTTCATTGTTGAACTTTCGAAAGGCCTAATTTACCTAATGGATACTATGATCAGCATCAGTTTAGTTTGGCTATAATCACTTGGCTTTGCCTGGCTAATTCTTTGGGTGGTATTGGTTTGGGAAGGGTTTTTATGCTCCTCCGTTGGGTTGATGTCAATAGATACATGGTTTATGTCTTTCCTAATCTTTGATCTTCTTTCCTTTGGTTGATAATGGCATGACAAGAAGGATGAGATTGAGGAGTCTTAACAATGACGGAGTCCTTTCCATACTCTCTTGTGGCCTGAACTTATCTCCTACTATTAGGGAAGGCACAAAGTGAGTTATGCAATCTGTGGTCAATACTAGTTGAACTTATACAGAGTCTTCTCTAGAAACCTCACAAAAGCTTTTTTATTTAGTTGAGGTATAAGCATGGTCAAAGCTTTTCTTTGGTGGTAAAAAAGACTGTTGAAACCTGGTGAAGGTTGAGAAGCATAATTAGATGTGCATGGAGGCGAGATCACATCTCCAACTAGCTTGCCAGATAGCTCCTTTTGAACTGTTTCAGTTGCCTTGAAAAGTTTTGAATCGTGGAATAACAGTCTTTAACTGAATTATTATTCTCTTCCCAGTTCTGCCTCTTGATGCTAGtgttatttcttttattattaatcGGTTTATTATATTTTCATAGTTGTCTTTAATGGGTTCTATAATGTGTGTAGGTCAGAGAACATGGCACGTAAAGCTGCAGGAGAAGATCCTTTGCCTGAGGAGGATCCTTCAAATCCCATTTTTAAGCCAATCCCTGAGCCATCACGGTTGGATAGCTTCCTCATCACCAATCAAATTGCAAACTTTTGCAACCAAATTAACGGGTATGTTGTGGATTTTAGAGGCTGGCTGCAATTGTATCCCTTAATTTCATGCCTTCTCTTCACAAGGTAGATGATTTTGTCAAACTTTGGGTTATTGCACCCACTCTTCTTGCCACCATCATGGAagcttttacataatatattttgaCTATTATTTGGGAAAGCTGTTCTATCTTCTTGTTTCACTATGCCCCTTGTTAGGCTTGTACATATTTTACTGTAAAATAAACAACCTAATTTGTAATTATTGTGCAAAGTGTAACTTGTTCAAGTTTCTATGCTTGTGTGTGAAAGCCCTGTTGCCCTTACCAATCTTTAGATGTGAGTGGGACAAAATAAGGCGTCATATATTTTGCTCCATGTTGTTTTTGTTAGGCGACTTTTCCGAGTCTTGCATTTCTAGGAGATTCACTTATAGCTAATTGCAGCCTTGATAAtctctaaaaaattaaaaaatgtgcTTGAGTTGATAGGATTTGTAATTATCATCTTGACCACGTTGAAAAccagaaatataaaataaatgtgATGGATTTTCTCAGTGGATTTTTGTGCTAGTAAAATATGTTTTTTGTGTAATCGCTATTGGTAAATAATAGTTGTCCAATATCTCTGATTGGAAGGAGGTAATATCTGTATGGGCTT
Proteins encoded:
- the LOC110672059 gene encoding eukaryotic translation initiation factor 3 subunit H isoform X2; this encodes MANNSGNMARSFLQVASTEEVAPSLRVVQIEGLVILKIIKHCKEFSPALVTGQLLGLDVGSVLEVTNCFPFPIREEDEEIEADGANYQLEMMRCLREVNVDNNTVGWYQSTLLGSFQTVELIETFMNYQENIRRCVCIIYDPSRSNQGVLALKALKLSDAFMELYRSNNFTGEKLRERNLSWVDIFEEIPIKVSNSALISAFMTELEADSPITQCDYDRLQLSTNPFMERNVEFLIECMDELSMEQQKFQFYYRNLSRQQAQQQAWLQKRRSENMARKAAGEDPLPEEDPSNPIFKPIPEPSRLDSFLITNQIANFCNQINGVSGQSFNRLYLMKALQDS
- the LOC110672059 gene encoding eukaryotic translation initiation factor 3 subunit H isoform X1, translated to MANNSGNTVARSFLQVASTEEVAPSLRVVQIEGLVILKIIKHCKEFSPALVTGQLLGLDVGSVLEVTNCFPFPIREEDEEIEADGANYQLEMMRCLREVNVDNNTVGWYQSTLLGSFQTVELIETFMNYQENIRRCVCIIYDPSRSNQGVLALKALKLSDAFMELYRSNNFTGEKLRERNLSWVDIFEEIPIKVSNSALISAFMTELEADSPITQCDYDRLQLSTNPFMERNVEFLIECMDELSMEQQKFQFYYRNLSRQQAQQQAWLQKRRSENMARKAAGEDPLPEEDPSNPIFKPIPEPSRLDSFLITNQIANFCNQINGVSGQSFNRLYLMKALQDS